The following proteins are encoded in a genomic region of Pseudomonadota bacterium:
- a CDS encoding homoserine O-acetyltransferase, with protein MAEVGKIVGEGGEVELGKEKPLRLDCGVDLGSFTVAYQTYGRLNADRSNAILVCHALTGDQYVAGPHPAQAKPGWWDRVVGPGRPLDTERFYIICSNVLGGCMGTSGPKETNPATGKPYSLDFPVITIADMVRAQALLLDHLNVEQLFCVIGGSMGGMQVLQWAVSFPERVFAAVPIAAAARHSAQNIAFHEVGRQAIIADPDWCGGDYLAHNKRPTRGLAVARMAAHITYLSEVALTRKFGRALQDRKVVTYGFDADFQVESYLRHQGSTFVDRFDANSYLYITRAMDYFDLAGEHGGTLVNAFHGTKTRFCIISFTSDWLFPTSESRQIVHALNGAAANVSFVEIDTDMGHDAFLLDEPKFTETLQGFLNGAAEHRGLPLR; from the coding sequence ATGGCAGAGGTCGGTAAAATCGTCGGCGAGGGGGGGGAAGTCGAGCTGGGGAAAGAAAAGCCGCTCCGGCTGGACTGCGGGGTCGACCTTGGCTCCTTCACCGTCGCCTACCAAACCTACGGAAGGCTGAACGCCGATCGTTCGAACGCGATCCTGGTCTGTCACGCGCTCACGGGCGACCAGTACGTCGCGGGCCCGCATCCGGCGCAGGCGAAGCCCGGCTGGTGGGATCGCGTGGTGGGACCAGGGCGGCCATTGGATACGGAACGGTTCTATATCATCTGCTCGAACGTGCTGGGCGGCTGCATGGGCACAAGCGGGCCGAAGGAAACGAACCCCGCCACCGGCAAACCCTATAGCCTTGATTTCCCGGTGATCACGATCGCCGACATGGTCCGCGCGCAGGCGTTGCTGCTCGATCATCTAAACGTCGAGCAGCTGTTCTGCGTCATCGGCGGTTCCATGGGCGGCATGCAGGTTCTGCAATGGGCGGTGAGTTTTCCGGAACGCGTCTTTGCCGCCGTTCCCATCGCGGCGGCGGCGCGACATTCCGCCCAGAACATCGCCTTTCACGAGGTCGGGCGCCAGGCCATCATCGCGGACCCCGATTGGTGCGGCGGAGACTATCTGGCCCACAATAAGCGACCGACCCGCGGACTCGCGGTGGCGCGGATGGCCGCCCATATCACCTATTTATCGGAAGTGGCGTTGACACGAAAATTCGGACGCGCCTTACAGGATAGGAAAGTCGTGACCTACGGTTTCGACGCGGACTTCCAAGTCGAGAGCTATCTCCGCCACCAAGGAAGCACGTTCGTCGACCGCTTCGACGCAAATTCCTATCTCTATATCACGCGGGCTATGGACTATTTTGATCTTGCGGGAGAACATGGCGGTACGTTGGTGAACGCGTTCCATGGCACGAAGACTCGTTTCTGCATCATCTCCTTCACCAGCGACTGGCTTTTTCCGACAAGCGAAAGCCGTCAAATCGTCCACGCCCTAAACGGGGCGGCCGCCAATGTCAGCTTTGTGGAGATCGATACCGACATGGGCCATGACGCCTTTCTTCTGGACGAGCCCAAATTCACCGAGACCCTTCAAGGCTTCCTGAACGGCGCGGCCGAACATCGGGGGTTGCCACTGCGATGA
- a CDS encoding chorismate mutase has translation MTDGKSLEELRHDIDRIDDAIQELLWQRSAIVEKVRAYKLTQRVFRRGGFFRPGREAEILRRLVRRHRGRFPKLGLVQVWRAIVASHLAHQEHFSLAVYRPKLKNACWELAREQYGPLVPMVAESSVAAVLRKVSERSASAGVLPLPKKKDEAWWRHLVGRFADLRIVAGLPFANFESEKGEVEALIVAPMPAEHTGKDRSFLAIESNGGISAVRLATALAQEKIRGRSVLAWRSSARSSRSFSLIEVEGFFGEDAPILNRVRTRLGRSVRRIAVVGSYAVPLHGAKGKRNRKSPRGQSKS, from the coding sequence ATGACGGACGGAAAATCCCTTGAAGAGTTGCGCCACGATATCGATCGGATCGACGACGCCATCCAAGAGCTTCTGTGGCAGCGTTCGGCCATTGTCGAGAAAGTTCGAGCGTACAAACTCACGCAACGCGTCTTTCGGCGCGGCGGATTCTTTCGGCCTGGTCGCGAAGCCGAAATCTTAAGACGGCTCGTTCGCCGTCATCGCGGCCGGTTTCCGAAATTAGGCCTGGTCCAGGTGTGGCGGGCGATTGTGGCGTCGCACCTGGCGCATCAGGAACATTTTTCGCTTGCCGTCTACCGCCCGAAGTTAAAGAACGCTTGCTGGGAGTTGGCCCGTGAGCAATATGGACCTCTCGTGCCGATGGTGGCGGAATCGTCCGTGGCGGCGGTTCTTCGAAAAGTTTCGGAACGGTCCGCTTCGGCCGGCGTTCTCCCCCTGCCGAAAAAGAAAGACGAGGCTTGGTGGCGGCATCTCGTCGGCCGTTTCGCGGACTTGCGAATCGTCGCTGGCCTGCCGTTCGCCAATTTCGAAAGCGAGAAAGGGGAAGTCGAAGCCTTGATCGTGGCGCCCATGCCGGCGGAACACACCGGCAAGGATCGCAGCTTTCTCGCGATCGAATCGAACGGCGGAATCAGTGCGGTGCGGCTTGCCACGGCGCTTGCCCAGGAAAAAATCCGGGGCCGTTCGGTTCTTGCATGGCGAAGCTCGGCGCGGTCGAGCCGAAGCTTTTCGCTCATCGAGGTAGAGGGTTTCTTCGGCGAAGACGCGCCGATCCTTAACCGGGTGCGGACGCGACTCGGTCGTTCGGTCCGGCGGATTGCCGTGGTCGGAAGCTATGCCGTGCCGCTGCATGGAGCGAAAGGCAAGCGAAACAGGAAATCCCCCCGTGGACAATCTAAAAGTTAG
- a CDS encoding alpha/beta fold hydrolase codes for MKNDWLRWNRDLLPAAEALQKKLAEVDPAVFRSAVDRVARRQFSETMAGVVAYRRHPYHRTLPSPPVVWRSGAARLLDYGTEATAKAKGVPVLFVPSLINRSYVLDLSERTSMLRHLANLGVWPFLVDWGEPGAAERNFTLTDYVATVLEGAYRATQSLAGARVAIVGYCMGGLLALALAIRQRAHVPGLALLATPWDFHAGENGKNQGRIARLAFESLAPLIEVLGEMPIDLVQSFFFFLSPFQASRKFRNFANLDPSSARAQDFVALEDWLNDGTPLVAGVARECLLDWYGANAPARGEWKIAGQDVRPEMFDRPALVLVPGQDYIVPPESAHALAAALPKVESRTLATGHIGMAIGARAPHVLWHPLAEWLRSVYAG; via the coding sequence TTGAAAAACGATTGGCTGCGCTGGAATCGGGACCTTCTACCCGCCGCCGAAGCCCTGCAAAAAAAACTCGCCGAGGTTGATCCGGCGGTTTTTCGAAGTGCTGTTGATAGAGTCGCCCGCCGCCAGTTCTCGGAAACGATGGCGGGTGTCGTCGCTTACCGTCGCCATCCTTATCACCGTACGCTGCCCTCGCCGCCGGTCGTTTGGCGTTCCGGCGCGGCGCGGCTGCTTGATTATGGGACGGAAGCGACGGCAAAGGCGAAGGGCGTTCCGGTTCTTTTCGTGCCATCGCTGATCAACCGTTCCTACGTACTGGATCTTTCGGAGCGTACCAGTATGCTTCGTCACTTGGCGAACCTGGGCGTTTGGCCGTTCCTTGTGGATTGGGGAGAGCCTGGCGCCGCTGAACGCAACTTCACGCTTACGGACTACGTCGCGACTGTTTTGGAAGGGGCTTACCGGGCGACGCAAAGTCTGGCCGGCGCGCGCGTCGCCATTGTCGGCTACTGTATGGGCGGCCTGCTCGCCCTTGCCTTGGCCATCCGCCAACGCGCGCACGTGCCCGGTTTGGCCCTGTTGGCGACGCCTTGGGATTTTCACGCCGGCGAGAACGGGAAGAATCAGGGCCGGATCGCTAGGTTGGCGTTCGAATCTCTAGCACCCCTCATCGAAGTATTGGGCGAAATGCCGATTGACCTCGTGCAGAGTTTCTTTTTCTTCCTGAGCCCGTTCCAGGCTTCGCGAAAATTCCGTAATTTTGCCAATCTCGATCCGAGCTCCGCCCGGGCGCAGGATTTTGTGGCGCTCGAGGACTGGCTGAACGATGGGACGCCGTTGGTGGCGGGGGTCGCCCGCGAGTGTTTGCTGGATTGGTACGGCGCCAATGCGCCCGCCCGGGGGGAATGGAAAATCGCCGGCCAGGACGTGCGGCCGGAGATGTTCGATCGTCCGGCGCTGGTCCTCGTGCCTGGCCAAGACTACATCGTGCCGCCGGAATCCGCGCACGCCCTTGCGGCAGCCCTCCCCAAGGTTGAAAGCCGGACCCTCGCCACCGGCCATATCGGCATGGCCATTGGTGCCCGGGCGCCGCATGTGCTTTGGCATCCCCTCGCCGAATGGTTGCGCAGCGTTTACGCCGGCTGA
- a CDS encoding helix-turn-helix transcriptional regulator: MLRHADIWSAIDSFARARGLSPSGLARRSGLDPTTFNKSKRITREGKPRWPSTESLAKIIEATGSTFGDFIVHLGGEAAQGLAQRVPVIGFAQAGDHGFFDDAGFPTGSGWDETIFPHVGDPHAYALEISGDSMQPIYRDGDLVLVSPEASVRRSDRVVVKTKGGEVMAKELKRQSSKRIELLSLNRAYQDRTLAIEDVEWMARIVWVSQ; the protein is encoded by the coding sequence ATGCTTCGACACGCCGACATCTGGAGCGCCATCGACAGCTTCGCGAGGGCCCGCGGCCTTTCACCGTCGGGGCTCGCACGCCGCTCGGGCCTCGATCCGACAACCTTCAACAAGAGCAAGCGGATTACGCGTGAGGGAAAGCCGCGTTGGCCAAGCACCGAAAGCCTCGCAAAAATTATCGAGGCGACAGGCAGCACGTTTGGCGACTTCATCGTGCATTTGGGGGGCGAAGCCGCGCAGGGCCTGGCCCAGCGCGTTCCGGTGATTGGTTTCGCCCAGGCTGGCGATCACGGCTTCTTCGACGACGCCGGTTTTCCAACAGGAAGTGGTTGGGATGAAACGATTTTTCCGCACGTCGGGGATCCGCACGCCTACGCGCTCGAAATCAGCGGTGACAGCATGCAGCCGATTTATCGGGACGGCGATCTCGTTCTTGTTTCGCCGGAAGCGAGCGTTCGTCGGAGCGATCGCGTTGTCGTAAAAACGAAAGGCGGCGAAGTGATGGCGAAGGAACTAAAACGCCAGAGCAGCAAGCGGATCGAACTTCTCTCCTTGAACCGCGCCTATCAGGATCGCACGCTCGCTATCGAAGATGTTGAATGGATGGCGCGCATCGTCTGGGTGAGCCAGTAG
- the metW gene encoding methionine biosynthesis protein MetW, with protein MNEAPPHRDLSATRVDLQHIAKMVAPGSRVLDVGCGDGSLLDYLVHEKRVDGRGIEIKQERVHLCVSRGLSVIQGDAETDLKDYPEKSFDYVILSQTLQAMRAPKSVLLDMLRIGHRAIVSFHNFGYWRVRWHLLSRGRMPTGGAFNRPWYETPNIHNCTIRDFIDLCDEFGIVIEKRAWLGPVGLASRFSLANFFPNLWGEQAVFLMRRVTF; from the coding sequence ATGAACGAAGCACCCCCGCATCGAGACTTGTCGGCCACCCGCGTAGACCTGCAACACATCGCCAAGATGGTCGCCCCCGGAAGCCGTGTCCTCGACGTCGGCTGCGGAGACGGCAGCCTGCTTGACTACCTCGTGCACGAAAAGCGCGTGGACGGCCGCGGAATCGAGATTAAGCAAGAACGCGTCCATCTTTGCGTAAGCCGCGGGCTTTCCGTCATCCAGGGAGATGCGGAGACGGACCTCAAGGATTACCCGGAGAAATCTTTCGACTACGTTATCCTAAGCCAGACGCTGCAGGCGATGCGGGCACCAAAAAGCGTGCTTCTGGATATGCTCCGCATCGGGCATCGGGCGATCGTTTCGTTTCACAATTTCGGCTACTGGCGCGTGCGTTGGCATCTGCTTTCGCGCGGCAGAATGCCGACCGGCGGCGCCTTCAACCGCCCATGGTACGAAACCCCGAACATTCACAATTGCACCATTCGCGACTTTATCGATCTGTGTGATGAATTCGGCATCGTTATCGAAAAACGAGCCTGGCTCGGTCCTGTCGGCCTGGCCAGCCGATTCAGCCTTGCCAATTTCTTCCCGAATTTGTGGGGAGAACAGGCCGTCTTCCTGATGCGCCGGGTTACTTTCTGA
- the gloB gene encoding hydroxyacylglutathione hydrolase gives MSQLVIHQIPLLQDNYGYLIRDPKGNATAIVDPAVAEPILRALAKRHWGLDYILNTHHHYDHTGGNLDLKQATDCKVIGARYDSERIPGIDLGVADGDTVRIGEAEGEVIAVNGHTHGHIAYWFRESRALFCGDTLFSLGCGRLFEGKPEEMWGSLERLRALPDETLVLCGHEYTLANARFALSVDPDNPDLLARAEEVKRKRANGESTVPSTMEMERRTNPFLRADTRTIARTIGMEGEPPAQIFAELRRRKDVF, from the coding sequence ATGAGTCAGCTGGTTATTCACCAGATTCCGTTGCTGCAGGACAATTACGGCTATCTAATCCGTGACCCGAAGGGAAACGCTACGGCCATCGTCGATCCGGCTGTCGCGGAACCGATTCTGCGGGCGCTTGCGAAACGGCATTGGGGCCTAGATTATATCCTGAATACTCACCACCATTATGACCATACGGGCGGTAACCTCGATCTCAAACAGGCGACCGACTGCAAGGTCATCGGCGCCCGGTACGACAGCGAGCGCATTCCCGGCATTGACTTAGGCGTTGCGGATGGGGACACGGTGCGAATCGGGGAAGCCGAAGGCGAGGTCATCGCGGTGAATGGCCATACGCACGGCCACATCGCCTATTGGTTCCGCGAAAGCCGCGCTCTTTTCTGCGGGGACACTCTGTTTTCCCTGGGCTGCGGACGGTTGTTCGAGGGCAAGCCGGAGGAAATGTGGGGGTCGCTGGAGCGTCTGCGCGCGCTACCGGATGAAACGCTTGTCCTTTGCGGCCACGAGTACACGCTGGCAAACGCCCGTTTTGCGTTGAGCGTCGACCCCGACAACCCGGATCTATTGGCGCGCGCCGAAGAGGTCAAAAGAAAACGCGCAAACGGTGAATCAACTGTTCCCTCGACGATGGAGATGGAGCGGCGCACCAACCCGTTCCTGCGGGCCGACACCCGAACGATCGCCCGCACCATCGGCATGGAAGGAGAGCCTCCCGCCCAGATTTTTGCGGAGCTCCGTCGCCGTAAGGATGTCTTTTGA
- a CDS encoding lysine--tRNA ligase yields METGRTTSYREAAAARKAWPFQEASRLVARIKGNTPKKGYVLFETGYGPSGLPHIGTFGEVVRTTMVRHAFSTLTDIPTRLFAFSDDMDGLRKVPDNVPNREMLTKHLGKPLTAIPDPFGTHESFGHHNNARLHAFLDSFGFDYEFRSATECYKAGQFDTVLRKILENYAAICAIVLPILGKERRATYSPFLPISPKTGRVLQTPVLAWDAAAGTITFEDEDGTHTELPVTGGNCKLQWRVDWAMRWTAFDVDYEMSGKDLIDSVHLGNQICRLLGGKPPEGFTYELFLDENGEKISKSKGNGLSVEEWLRYAPPESLKLFMYQAPKKAKRLSFDVIPRTVDEYLNFLNKYEEQDANDRPENAVWHIHEGNPPQEEFHLTYTILLNLANVCHAEDSSVLWGYLSRYAPKANPKTAPFLDKLAQCAVHYYQDFVKPLQRYRAPSEMERAALEDLANALDACPPKANMETIQTEVYEVGKRHPFPDLRTWFKALYETLLGQPQGPRMGSFFALYGLPESVRLIRRALAGELVQETAGK; encoded by the coding sequence GTGGAAACGGGTCGAACCACCTCTTATCGTGAAGCCGCCGCAGCGCGTAAAGCCTGGCCGTTCCAGGAAGCAAGCCGCCTTGTCGCGCGCATTAAGGGCAACACACCCAAGAAAGGGTATGTTCTCTTCGAGACCGGCTATGGCCCATCCGGGCTTCCCCACATCGGAACTTTTGGGGAAGTGGTTCGCACCACCATGGTCCGCCACGCCTTCTCGACCCTGACCGACATACCGACCCGGCTTTTCGCTTTTTCTGACGACATGGACGGGCTGCGCAAGGTGCCGGATAACGTCCCCAATCGGGAGATGCTGACGAAGCATCTCGGCAAGCCTCTGACGGCGATCCCGGATCCTTTCGGAACTCACGAAAGCTTCGGCCACCACAACAATGCGAGGCTGCACGCTTTCCTTGATTCCTTCGGCTTTGACTACGAATTTCGAAGCGCAACGGAATGCTACAAGGCTGGCCAGTTCGACACCGTGCTGCGCAAGATCCTTGAGAACTATGCCGCAATCTGCGCGATCGTGTTACCGATCTTGGGTAAGGAACGCCGGGCGACCTATAGCCCTTTCCTGCCTATCTCGCCGAAGACGGGGCGCGTTCTGCAAACCCCGGTGCTGGCATGGGACGCCGCGGCCGGCACAATCACCTTCGAGGACGAAGACGGTACACATACGGAGCTTCCCGTAACGGGTGGCAATTGCAAGCTGCAATGGCGGGTTGATTGGGCCATGCGCTGGACGGCGTTCGACGTCGATTATGAAATGTCGGGGAAGGATCTGATCGACTCGGTCCACCTCGGCAACCAGATCTGCCGCCTCCTGGGCGGCAAGCCGCCGGAGGGATTTACATACGAACTTTTTCTCGACGAGAACGGAGAAAAAATCTCGAAGTCGAAGGGAAACGGCCTAAGCGTCGAGGAATGGCTGCGCTACGCGCCGCCGGAAAGTCTTAAGCTTTTCATGTACCAGGCGCCGAAGAAGGCAAAGCGTCTTAGCTTTGACGTGATTCCTCGAACCGTCGATGAATATCTGAATTTCCTCAACAAGTATGAAGAACAGGATGCAAACGACCGCCCGGAAAATGCGGTCTGGCACATCCATGAAGGAAACCCGCCGCAGGAGGAATTCCACCTCACCTATACGATCCTTCTCAACCTGGCAAATGTCTGCCACGCAGAGGACAGTTCCGTCCTTTGGGGATATCTTTCGCGTTACGCGCCAAAGGCAAACCCGAAGACGGCACCCTTTCTGGACAAGCTTGCCCAATGCGCCGTCCACTATTACCAGGACTTCGTGAAACCCTTACAGCGCTACCGGGCGCCGAGCGAGATGGAGCGAGCGGCGCTCGAAGACTTGGCTAACGCGCTGGACGCGTGCCCGCCAAAAGCGAACATGGAGACCATTCAGACGGAGGTGTACGAGGTCGGCAAGCGTCATCCCTTCCCGGACCTTCGGACATGGTTCAAGGCCCTTTACGAGACCCTTCTCGGCCAACCGCAGGGGCCGCGGATGGGGTCCTTCTTCGCCCTCTATGGGCTCCCGGAATCGGTCCGATTGATCCGGCGGGCGCTGGCCGGCGAACTTGTCCAAGAAACGGCCGGAAAATAG
- a CDS encoding GGDEF and EAL domain-containing protein, whose product MQLQDAEKGKETKERDELGWLQTAVAALGEVVFEWDLATDVIHWSNLAPAILNLPELRLVATRSAYNALINTDDLTRLQETLATRYTSSEPFECEYRTHSADGQMRWIRERSAVEFNKANEPVKVRGVLRPVVPPKPTVRAPADTDYNESAGQYGRAKLVDSLSEAINRCRRDEGSGGYLAVGIDQLMDAGEEWSEPTIDAIIFTVGQRLEGCLRSTDAIRRVSRDRFGVVLTHCPEEDVPIVAETLLQSVRGATVETARGSISITVSIGGAVFPDVAQTAHDAIAKADMALGKARRMGYNCYIPFHQAKMRRRSQRRNLAILHEIQEAIQEKRLVFAFQPIMDCATNEIPYYECLLRLKRDANTVVAAAAFVPALEQLGYARLIDHYALGLVLEELKENSDISFALNVSSLTATDPTWLSKFVMALKNQSSLAKRLVVEITETAALQDIAESARFVSTLRGLGCRVALDDFGAGFTSFHHLKALPVDILKIDGSFVSGVAQNRENRLLVRTLVDLANGFHMNTVAECVETKEDVEMLLQQGVHHMQGYYFGRPEIERPWLKRSKVVPIPIWREAKNRA is encoded by the coding sequence ATGCAATTGCAGGATGCAGAAAAAGGCAAGGAAACCAAGGAACGCGACGAATTAGGCTGGTTACAAACGGCCGTAGCTGCCTTGGGTGAGGTTGTCTTCGAGTGGGATCTCGCGACGGACGTGATTCATTGGTCGAATCTCGCGCCGGCGATTCTCAACCTACCCGAACTGCGCTTGGTTGCCACGCGCAGCGCCTATAATGCGCTGATCAACACGGATGACTTGACCCGCCTCCAGGAAACTCTCGCCACTCGTTACACCTCCAGCGAACCCTTCGAATGTGAATACCGGACGCACTCGGCCGATGGGCAAATGCGCTGGATTCGGGAACGCTCGGCCGTCGAGTTCAACAAAGCCAACGAGCCGGTGAAAGTCCGCGGCGTTCTCCGTCCGGTCGTGCCGCCAAAGCCAACTGTGAGAGCGCCAGCCGACACAGACTACAATGAAAGCGCCGGCCAGTACGGACGCGCCAAGCTTGTGGATTCGCTGAGCGAAGCGATCAATCGCTGCCGCCGGGACGAGGGCTCGGGAGGCTATCTTGCCGTCGGCATCGATCAGCTGATGGATGCCGGTGAGGAATGGAGCGAACCGACCATTGATGCGATCATCTTTACTGTTGGCCAGCGCTTGGAAGGCTGTTTGCGGTCTACGGATGCAATTCGTCGCGTCAGCCGCGACCGCTTTGGCGTCGTGCTGACACACTGCCCGGAAGAGGATGTCCCGATCGTCGCCGAAACCTTGCTTCAGTCCGTTCGCGGCGCAACCGTTGAAACGGCGCGCGGTTCGATTTCAATCACGGTTTCGATCGGCGGCGCGGTCTTCCCGGACGTCGCGCAGACCGCCCACGATGCCATCGCCAAGGCCGATATGGCGCTGGGAAAGGCGCGGCGCATGGGATACAACTGCTATATTCCCTTTCATCAGGCAAAGATGCGGCGCCGCAGCCAACGACGGAATCTGGCTATTCTCCACGAAATTCAGGAAGCGATTCAGGAAAAACGGCTGGTTTTTGCCTTCCAGCCTATTATGGACTGCGCGACGAACGAGATTCCCTATTACGAATGTCTGCTACGCCTGAAACGTGACGCGAACACGGTCGTGGCGGCAGCGGCGTTCGTGCCGGCGCTTGAACAGCTTGGCTATGCGCGGCTGATCGATCACTACGCACTCGGCCTCGTGCTGGAGGAACTCAAGGAGAACTCGGATATCTCCTTTGCCCTCAACGTTTCCAGCCTGACCGCGACGGATCCCACCTGGCTCAGCAAGTTCGTCATGGCGCTCAAGAATCAATCCAGCCTCGCCAAGCGCCTCGTCGTCGAGATCACCGAAACCGCCGCCCTTCAGGACATCGCCGAATCCGCCCGTTTCGTGTCCACCTTGCGGGGCTTGGGCTGCCGCGTGGCGCTGGACGATTTCGGCGCCGGCTTTACATCCTTCCACCACCTGAAGGCGCTGCCGGTCGATATTTTGAAAATTGACGGCTCTTTTGTCTCCGGTGTGGCGCAAAACCGTGAGAATCGATTGCTGGTGAGAACGCTGGTCGATCTTGCAAATGGATTTCATATGAACACGGTCGCGGAATGCGTCGAGACGAAAGAAGACGTCGAAATGCTTCTCCAGCAGGGCGTCCATCATATGCAAGGGTACTATTTCGGCAGGCCCGAGATCGAGCGGCCCTGGCTTAAGAGAAGCAAGGTCGTACCGATACCGATTTGGAGAGAAGCAAAAAATCGCGCCTGA
- the phbB gene encoding acetoacetyl-CoA reductase: MKRVALVTGGIRGIGAAIAKALQQAGHKVAVNYHRDEATAAKFKTETGIPAYKWDVGDFAACQAGLAEMTVDLGPVEILVNNAGVTRDAVLHRMTVEEWNAVLRTNLTSCFNMCRCVIESMRERGFGRIINIGSINGQAGQYGQVNYAASKSGIHGFTKALAMESAAKGITVNTIAPGYVDTEMVRSVPEKVLEKIVSKIPVGRLGQAKEIARGVLFLASDEGGFVTGSTISINGGQHMY, encoded by the coding sequence ATGAAGCGCGTAGCATTGGTGACGGGGGGCATCCGGGGAATCGGGGCGGCCATCGCGAAGGCGTTGCAACAGGCCGGCCACAAGGTTGCCGTCAATTATCACCGGGACGAGGCGACGGCGGCCAAGTTCAAAACGGAGACCGGTATTCCCGCCTACAAATGGGACGTCGGCGATTTTGCCGCTTGCCAGGCAGGCCTCGCCGAGATGACAGTTGATCTGGGCCCGGTTGAAATTCTGGTCAACAACGCCGGCGTCACGCGCGACGCCGTCCTTCACAGGATGACGGTCGAGGAGTGGAATGCTGTCCTTCGAACGAACCTTACCTCTTGCTTCAACATGTGCCGGTGCGTGATCGAATCGATGCGTGAGCGAGGGTTCGGCCGCATCATCAACATCGGGTCCATCAACGGCCAGGCGGGTCAGTATGGGCAGGTGAATTACGCAGCCTCGAAGTCCGGGATTCACGGCTTCACGAAGGCGCTCGCCATGGAATCGGCTGCAAAGGGTATTACCGTGAACACCATCGCACCCGGTTATGTCGACACGGAGATGGTCCGCTCGGTGCCCGAGAAGGTCTTGGAAAAGATCGTTTCGAAAATCCCGGTTGGCCGGCTCGGCCAGGCGAAAGAAATTGCGCGTGGGGTCCTTTTCCTGGCGTCCGATGAGGGCGGCTTCGTCACCGGCTCGACGATATCGATCAACGGCGGCCAGCACATGTACTGA
- the phaR gene encoding polyhydroxyalkanoate synthesis repressor PhaR produces the protein MSRKKAAGADATPITIKKYANRRLYNTATSSYVTLEDLCQMVKEGTDFVVYDAKTGEDLTRSVLTQIIVEEESKGQNLLPIKFLRQLIGFYGGSLQDILPRYLESSMHTFTQNQERLRKYLMTAFGTPKPFSPFEEIGKQNLAIFEHMMELFVPFADTKSEKESEEEGGAAKEAKPSEQALRDLRQQVEVMQRRLEEIAKKSRE, from the coding sequence ATGAGTAGAAAAAAAGCCGCCGGCGCCGACGCTACGCCCATTACCATTAAAAAATACGCCAACCGGCGGCTCTATAACACGGCAACCAGCAGCTATGTGACGCTGGAGGACTTATGCCAAATGGTAAAAGAGGGAACGGATTTCGTTGTCTACGATGCCAAAACCGGCGAAGACCTGACCCGATCCGTGCTTACCCAAATCATCGTTGAAGAAGAATCAAAAGGCCAAAACCTCCTTCCCATCAAATTTCTTCGCCAGTTAATCGGCTTCTACGGAGGAAGCCTTCAGGACATCTTGCCGCGCTACCTCGAAAGCTCGATGCACACCTTCACGCAAAACCAAGAACGGCTGCGTAAGTATCTGATGACCGCGTTCGGCACACCCAAGCCGTTCAGCCCGTTTGAAGAAATCGGCAAGCAGAACCTTGCCATCTTCGAGCACATGATGGAGCTTTTCGTGCCTTTCGCGGATACCAAATCGGAAAAGGAATCTGAGGAAGAAGGCGGTGCCGCAAAAGAGGCCAAACCAAGCGAACAGGCGCTTCGCGACCTCCGGCAGCAGGTGGAAGTCATGCAGCGGCGGCTTGAGGAAATTGCCAAGAAGTCGCGAGAGTAA
- a CDS encoding methyltransferase domain-containing protein has product MWRDVVDLRDFYATGLGQVARRMIGTRLRQLWPSVANESVLGIGYAIPYLESFRQEAYRTLSVMPASQGALPWLSGGAGLTTLANESELPFPDLSMDRILLVHGLEFCDHLRSMLRETWRVLADRGRLLIVVPNRRGIWARFERTPFGHGSPYTASQLSRLLRENLFTPIETSGALFVPPTSSKILLSSATAWERAGLRWFPTFAGVIVMEASKQIYTVAAATPKQRRVYVAVSGGVSQRT; this is encoded by the coding sequence ATGTGGCGGGACGTTGTCGACTTAAGGGATTTCTATGCAACCGGGCTCGGCCAAGTTGCCCGCCGGATGATTGGGACGCGTCTGCGTCAGTTATGGCCAAGCGTGGCGAATGAATCCGTCTTGGGAATTGGCTATGCGATACCCTATCTCGAATCCTTTCGACAGGAGGCGTATCGCACGCTTTCGGTCATGCCGGCCTCGCAGGGTGCGCTTCCCTGGCTTTCGGGGGGGGCGGGGCTAACGACGCTTGCGAACGAATCCGAATTGCCGTTTCCGGATCTCTCCATGGATCGCATCCTGCTTGTCCATGGGCTGGAGTTTTGCGATCATTTGCGTTCGATGCTGCGTGAAACCTGGCGCGTTCTAGCGGATAGGGGGCGCCTGCTTATCGTCGTGCCGAACCGGCGCGGCATCTGGGCGCGATTCGAACGAACGCCCTTCGGTCACGGCAGCCCTTATACGGCCTCTCAACTGTCACGGCTGCTTCGCGAGAATCTGTTTACGCCGATCGAAACAAGCGGCGCGCTTTTTGTGCCGCCCACCTCTTCAAAGATTCTGTTGAGTTCGGCAACGGCTTGGGAGCGGGCAGGGCTTCGCTGGTTTCCGACCTTTGCGGGCGTCATCGTGATGGAGGCCAGCAAGCAGATTTATACCGTGGCCGCCGCGACGCCGAAACAGCGGCGCGTCTATGTCGCCGTTTCCGGCGGCGTTTCTCAGCGGACCTAG